From Camelus bactrianus isolate YW-2024 breed Bactrian camel chromosome 16, ASM4877302v1, whole genome shotgun sequence, the proteins below share one genomic window:
- the BRCA1 gene encoding breast cancer type 1 susceptibility protein isoform X3 yields MDLSADRIEEVQNVLNAMQKILECPICLELIKEPVSTKCDHIFCKFCMLKLLNQKKGPSQCPLCKNDITKRSLQENTRFSQLVEELLKIIHAFELDTGLQFANSYNFSKKQNISPEHIKEEVSIIQSMGYRNRAKRLQQSESENPSLQETSLGIQLSNLGIVRSLRTKQQTQPQNKSVYIELGSDSSEDTVNKASYCSVGDHKLLEITPQGTKAETSVNPAEKAACEFSEDITNTEHHRSSNKDLTTTEKHETEKHPEKYQGISVSNLHVEPCGTDTHASSLQHENSSLLLTKDRINVEKAEFCNKSKQPVLARSQQSRWAESKDTCNDRQTPSTEKKVVLNADRLYGSEELNEQKPACSDSPRDSQDVPWITLNSSIQKVNEWFSRSDKMLPSDDSHEVGPESNTEVAGAVEVPNEVDGYSGSSEKIDLMASDPHGALKCENEKVHTKPVGSNIEDKIFGKTYRRKASLPNLTHRAEDLILGASVLEPQITQERPFTNKLKRKRRTLPGLHPEDFIKKVDLAVVQKAPEKIIERTDQTEQNGHGMNITSNGHENETNDDYVQKEKNANPTESLGKESAFKTKAEPISSSISNMELELNTHSSKAPKNRPRRKSSTRQIHALELIVNRNPSPPNHTELQIESCSSSEEMKEKHSDQMPVRHRKKLQLTGDKEPTTGTKKSNKPHQQINKRLVGNTFPELNLTNTPGFFTNCSSSNKLQEFANPSLQREENPGAIQVSNSTKDPKVLILSGGRGLQIERSVENTSISLVPETDYDTQDSVSLLEADTLGKAKTAPNQCVSLCATTENSKELIHSCSKDTRNATAGFKDPLGCDINHTQEASMEVEESELDTQYLQNTFKVSKRQTFALFSNPGDSEKECATVYAHSGPLREQSPRITLECGQKEENQRKSKSEIKHMQADHTTLNFPVVGQKDKPSDYAKYSPKGISRLCWPSQLRDNESEFIIANKHGILQNPYLITSLSPNRSSVKTMCKKNPSEEKLEKCVISPKRVMGNESTIQSTVSAMSQNNIRESTFKEVSSSSVNEVGSSTNEVGSSINEVGSSGENIQAELGRNMGPKLNAMLRLGLLQPEVCEQSLPVSNCKQPEIKRQGENEGIFQAVNANFSPCLISDNLEQPMGSSHASQVCSETPDDLLYDDEIKENTSFAESDIKERSAVFSKSVQKEFRRSPSPLVHTHLAQGHQRGAGKLESSEENVSSEDEELPCFQHLLFGKVTNTPSQSARHNTIATGSLSKETEENLVSLKTSLNDCSDQVTSAKASQERHLSEDARCSSSLFSSQCSVLEDLTVNTNSQDPFLMFDPPSKQAEHQSENQEVLSDKELVSDDDEREASLEEDYCQEEQSVDSDLGEAASGYASETSFSEDCSGLSSQSGILTTQQRDTMQDNLIKLQQEMAELEAVLEQHGSQPSRSSPSLVADSCAPKDLLNPEQNTSEKVLTSEKSSEYPISQNPESLSADKFKGSLDSSTSKNEEPGRERSSPSRSQSSDNRWYTHSHSRSLQSRNCQSQKELIKVVDVEEQQLTKSEAQDLMERSYMPGQDLEGTPYLKSGISLFSDDPASNPSEDRAPNVCSMPSSTSALKLPQFQVEESAESPAAAHTTKTAGCNVREESVSREKPEVVSSPKRGNKRISMVASGLTPKELMLVQKFARKHHITVTNLVTEETTHVIMKTDAEFVCERTLKYFLGIAGGKWVVSYFWVTQSIKERKMLDEHDFEVRGDVVNGRNHQGPKRARESQDRKIFKGLEICCYGPFTNMPTDQLEWMVHLCGASVVKEPSSFTRSEGTHSIVVVQPDAWTEDSGFHVIGQMCEAPVVTREWVLDSVALYQCQELDTYLIPQLPHSCC; encoded by the exons TCTGGAGTTGATCAAAGAACCTGTTTCCACAAAGTGTGACCACATATTTTGCAA ATTTTGTATGCTGAAACTTCTCAACCAGAAGAAAGGGCCTTCACAGTGTCCTTTGTGTAAGAATGATATAACCAAAAG AAGCTTACAAGAAAATACAAGATTTAGTCAGCTTGTTGAAGAGCTGTTGAAGATCATTCATGCTTTTGAGCTTGACACAGGATTGCAGT TTGCAAATAGTTAcaacttttcaaaaaaacaaaatatctctCCTGAACATATAAAGGAGGAAGTTTCTATCATCCAAAGTATGGGCTATCGAAACCGGGCCAAAAGACTTCAACAGAGTGAATCTGAAAATCCTAGCTTG CAGGAAACCAGTCTTGGTATCCAACTCTCTAACCTTGGAATTGTGAGATCTCTGAGGACAAAGCAGCAGACACAGCCTCAGAATAAGTCTGTCTACATTGAGCTGG GATCTGATTCTTCTGAAGATACAGTTAATAAGGCAAGTTATTGCAG TGTGGGAGACCACAAATTATTAGAAATCACCCCTCAAGGAACCAAGGCTGAAACCAGTGTGAATCCTGCAGAAAAGG ctgcttGTGAATTTTCTGAGGACATAACAAATACTGAACATCATCGATCCAGTAACAAAGATTTGACCACCACTGAGAAGCATGAAACTGAGAAGCATCCAGAAAAGTATCAGGGTATTTCTGTTTCAAACTTGCATGTGGAGCCGTGTGGCACAGATACTCATGCCAGCTCATTACAGCATGAGAACAGCAGTTTATTACTCACTAAGGACAGAATAAATGTAGAAAAGGCTGAATTCTGTAATAAAAGCAAACAGCCTGTCTTAGCAAGGAGCCAACAGAGCAGATGGGCTGAAAGTAAGGACACATGTAATGATAGGCAGACTCCCAGCACAGAGAAAAAGGTGGTTCTGAATGCCGATCGCTTATATGGGAGCGAAGAACTGAATGAGCAGAAACCTGCATGCTCTGACAGTCCTAGAGATTCCCAAGATGTTCCTTGGATAACACTGAATAGTAGCATACAGAAAGTGAATGAGTGGTTTTCCAGAAGTGACAAAATGTTACCTTCTGATGACTCACATGAAGTGGGGCCTGAATCAAATACTGAAGTAGCTGGTGCAGTGGAAGTTCCAAATGAAGTAGATGGCTATTCAGGCTCTTCAGAGAAAATAGACTTAATGGCCAGTGATCCTCATGGtgctttaaaatgtgaaaatgaaaaagtCCACACCAAACCAGTAGGGAGTAATAttgaagataaaatatttgggaaaaccTATCGGAGGAAGGCAAGCCTCCCTAACTTGACCCACAGAGCTGAAGATCTAATTCTAGGAGCATCTGTTCTAGAGCCTCAGATAACACAAGAGCGCCCCTTCACAAATAAACTAAAGCGTAAAAGGAGAACTCTACCAGGTCTTCATCCTGAGGATTTTATCAAGAAAGTCGATTTGGCCGTTGTTCAAAAGGctcctgaaaagataattgagCGAACAGACCAAACAGAGCAGAATGGTCATGGGATGAATATTACTAGTAATGGTCATGAGAATGAAACAAACGACGATTAcgttcagaaagagaaaaatgctaaCCCAACAGAATCATTGGGAAAAGAATCTGCTTTCAAAACTAAGGCTGAACCTATAAGCAGCAGTATAAGCAATATGGAACTAGAATTGAATACCCATAGTTCAAAAGCACCTAAGAATAGGCCGAGGAGGAAGTCCTCTACCAGGCAGATTCATGCACTTGAACTAATAGTCAATAGAAACCCAAGCCCACCTAATCACACTGAACTACAGATTGAGAGTTGTTCCAGCAGTGAAGAGATGAAGGAAAAACATTCTGACCAAATGCCAGTCAGGCACCGCAAAAAGCTTCAGCTCACGGGAGATAAAGAACCTACAACTGGAACCAAGAAGAGTAACAAGCCacatcaacaaataaataaaagacttgTCGGTAACACTTTTCCAGAACTAAATTTAACAAACACACCTGGTTTTTTTACTAACTGTTCAAGTTCTAATAAACTTCAAGAGTTTGCCAATCCTAGCCTTCAAAGAGAAGAGAACCCAGGAGCAATTCAAGTATCGAACAGTACCAAAGACCCCAAAGTTCTGATATTAAGTGGAGGGAGAGGTTTACAAATTGAAAgatctgtagagaataccagtATTTCCTTGGTACCTGAAACTGATTATGACACTCAGGACAGTGTCTCATTACTGGAAGCTGACACCCTAGGGAAGGCAAAAACAGCACCAAATCAATGTGTGAGTCTCTGTGCAACAACTGAAAACTCCAAGGAACTTATCCATAGTTGTTCTAAAGATACTAGAAATGCCACAGCAGGCTTTAAGGATCCATTGGGATGTGACATTAATCACACTCAGGAGGCAAGCATGGAAGTGGAAGAGAGTGAACTTGATACACAGTATTTGCAGAATACGTTCAAGGTTTCAAAGCGTCAGACATTTGCTCTGTTTTCAAATCCAGGAGATTCAGAAAAGGAATGTGCAACAGTCTATGCCCACTCTGGGCCCTTAAGGGAACAAAGTCCAAGAATCACTCTTGAATGtggacaaaaagaagaaaatcagagaaagagCAAGTCTGAAATCAAGCATATGCAGGCAGATCATACAACTTTGAACTTTCCTGTGGTTGGTCAAAAAGATAAGCCGAGTGATTATGCCAAATATAGCCCAAAAGGAATATCTAGGCTTTGTTGGCCATCACAGCTCAGAGACAATGAATCTGAGTTCATTATTGCAAATAAACATGGGATTTTACAAAACCCATATCTTATAACATCACTTTCTCCTAACAGGTCATCTGTTAAAACTATGTGTAAGAAAAACCCATCCGAGGAAAAGCTTGAGAAATGTGTCATATCACCTAAGAGAGTGATGGGAAACGAGAGCACCATTCAAAGTACAGTGAGCGCAATGAGCCAAAATAACATTAGAGAAAGCACTTTTAAAGAAGTCAGCTCAAGCAGTGTCAATGAAGTAGGTTCCAGTACTAATGAAGTAGGTTCTAGTATTAATGAAGTAGGTTCCAGTGGTGAAAACATTCAAGCAGAACTAGGTAGAAACATGGGTCCTAAATTAAATGCTATGCTCAGATTAGGTCTTTTGCAACCTGAAGTCTGTGAGCAAAGTCTTCCTGTAAGTAATTGTAAACAACCTGAAATAAAAAGGCAAGGAGAAAATGAAGGCATCTTTCAGGCTGTTAATGCCAACTTCTCTCCATGTCTAATTTCAGATAACCTAGAACAACCTATGGGAAGCAGTCATGCTTCTCAGGTTTGTTCTGAGACACCTGATGACTTGTTATATGATGACGAAATAAAGGAAAATACCAGCTTTGCTGAAAGTGACATTAAGGAAAGATCTGCTGTTTTTAGCAAAAGTGTCCAAAAAGAATTTAGAAGGAGCCCTAGCCCTTTAGTGCATACGCATTTGGCTCAGGGTCACCAAAGAGGGGCTGGGAAATTAGAGTCCTCAGAAGAGAATGTGTCTAGTGAGGATGAAGAGCTTCCATGCTTCCAACACTTACTGTTTGGTAAAGTAACCAATACACCTTCTCAATCTGCCAGACATAACACTATTGCCACAGGGAGTCTATCTAAGGAAACAGAGGAGAACCTAGTATCATTGAAGACTAGCTTAAACGACTGCAGCGACCAGGTAACGTCTGCAAAGGCGTCTCAGGAACGTCACCTTAGTGAGGATGCGAGATGTTCTAGTAGCCTATTTTCTTCACAGTGCAGTGTATTGGAAGACTTGACTGTTAATACAAACAGCCAGGATCCTTTCTTGATGTTTGACCCTCCTTCCAAACAAGCTGAGCATCAGTCTGAAAACCAGGAAGTTCTGAGTGACAAGGAGCTGGTTTCAGATGATGACGAAAGGGAAGCTAGCCTGGAAGAGGATTACTGCCAAGAAGAGCAGAGTGTGGATTCAGACTTAG gTGAAGCAGCATCCGGGTATGCAAGTGAAACAAGCTTCTCTGAAGATTGTTCAGGGCTGTCTTCTCAGAGCGGTATCTTAACCACTCAG CAGAGGGATACCATGCAAGATAACCTGATAAAGCTCCAGCAAGAAATGGCCGAACTGGAAGCTGTGTTGGAGCAGCACGGGAGCCAGCCTTCTCGCAGCTCCCCCTCCCTTGTAGCCGATTCTTGTGCCCCTAAAGACCTGCTAAATCCGGAACAAAACACATCAGAAAAAG TATTAACTTCAGAGAAAAGTAGTGAATATCCTATAAGCCAGAATCCAGAAAGCCTTTCTGCTGACAAGTTTAAAGGATCTCTGGATAGTTCCACCAGTAAAAATGAAGAACCAGGAAGGGAAag GTCTTCCCCTTCTAGATCCCAGTCATCAGATAATAGGTGGTATACTCACAGCCACTCAAGGAGTCttcagagcagaaactgccagTCTCAGAAGGAGCTCATTAAGGTTGTTGACGTGGAAGAGCAACAGCTGACTAAGTCTGAGGCCCAAGATTTAATGGAGCGGTCTTATATGCCAGGACAAGATCTAG AGGGAACCCCTTACCTAAAATCTGGAATCAGCCTCTTCTCTGATGATCCTGCGTCTAATCCCTCTGAAGACAGAGCCCCAAACGTTTGCAGCATGCCATCGTCAACCTCTGCATTGAAATTACCCCAATTTCAAGTTGAAGAATCTGCCGAGAGTCCAGCTGCTGCTCATACTACTAAGACTGCTGGGTGTAATGTGAGGGAAGAAAGTGTGAGCAGGGAAAAGCCAGAAGTGGTATCTTCACCAAAAAGAGGCAACAAAAGAATATCTATGGTGGCATCAGGCTTGACCCCAAAAGAACTT ATGCTTGTGCAGAAGTTTGCCAGAAAACATCACATCACTGTAACTAATCTAGTAACTGAAGAGACTACTCATGTCATTATGAAAACAG ACGCTGAGTTTGTGTGTGAACGGACCCTGAAATATTTTCTGGGAATTGCAGGAGGAAAATGGGTAGTTAGCTATTTTT GGGTGACCCAGtctattaaagaaagaaagatgctGGATGAG CATGACTTTGAAGTCAGAGGAGATGTTGTCAATGGAAGAAACCACCAAGGTCCAAAGCGAGCAAGAGAATCCCAGGACAGAAAG atcTTTAAAGGCCTAGAAATCTGTTGCTATGGACCCTTTACCAACATGCCCACAG ATCAACTAGAATGGATGGTGCACCTCTGTGGGGCTTCTGTGGTGAAGGAGCCCTCATCATTCACCCGCAGTGAG GGTACTCATTCAATTGTGGTCGTGCAGCCGGACGCCTGGACAGAGGACAGTGGCTTCCATG TGATTGGGCAGATGTGTGAAGCGCCCGTGGTGACCCGAGAGTGGGTATTGGACAGCGTAGCCCTCTACCAGTGCCAGGAGCTGGACACCTACCTGATACCCCAGCTCCCCCACAGCTGCTGCTGA
- the BRCA1 gene encoding breast cancer type 1 susceptibility protein isoform X1, whose product MDLSADRIEEVQNVLNAMQKILECPICLELIKEPVSTKCDHIFCKFCMLKLLNQKKGPSQCPLCKNDITKRSLQENTRFSQLVEELLKIIHAFELDTGLQFANSYNFSKKQNISPEHIKEEVSIIQSMGYRNRAKRLQQSESENPSLQETSLGIQLSNLGIVRSLRTKQQTQPQNKSVYIELGSDSSEDTVNKASYCSVGDHKLLEITPQGTKAETSVNPAEKAACEFSEDITNTEHHRSSNKDLTTTEKHETEKHPEKYQGISVSNLHVEPCGTDTHASSLQHENSSLLLTKDRINVEKAEFCNKSKQPVLARSQQSRWAESKDTCNDRQTPSTEKKVVLNADRLYGSEELNEQKPACSDSPRDSQDVPWITLNSSIQKVNEWFSRSDKMLPSDDSHEVGPESNTEVAGAVEVPNEVDGYSGSSEKIDLMASDPHGALKCENEKVHTKPVGSNIEDKIFGKTYRRKASLPNLTHRAEDLILGASVLEPQITQERPFTNKLKRKRRTLPGLHPEDFIKKVDLAVVQKAPEKIIERTDQTEQNGHGMNITSNGHENETNDDYVQKEKNANPTESLGKESAFKTKAEPISSSISNMELELNTHSSKAPKNRPRRKSSTRQIHALELIVNRNPSPPNHTELQIESCSSSEEMKEKHSDQMPVRHRKKLQLTGDKEPTTGTKKSNKPHQQINKRLVGNTFPELNLTNTPGFFTNCSSSNKLQEFANPSLQREENPGAIQVSNSTKDPKVLILSGGRGLQIERSVENTSISLVPETDYDTQDSVSLLEADTLGKAKTAPNQCVSLCATTENSKELIHSCSKDTRNATAGFKDPLGCDINHTQEASMEVEESELDTQYLQNTFKVSKRQTFALFSNPGDSEKECATVYAHSGPLREQSPRITLECGQKEENQRKSKSEIKHMQADHTTLNFPVVGQKDKPSDYAKYSPKGISRLCWPSQLRDNESEFIIANKHGILQNPYLITSLSPNRSSVKTMCKKNPSEEKLEKCVISPKRVMGNESTIQSTVSAMSQNNIRESTFKEVSSSSVNEVGSSTNEVGSSINEVGSSGENIQAELGRNMGPKLNAMLRLGLLQPEVCEQSLPVSNCKQPEIKRQGENEGIFQAVNANFSPCLISDNLEQPMGSSHASQVCSETPDDLLYDDEIKENTSFAESDIKERSAVFSKSVQKEFRRSPSPLVHTHLAQGHQRGAGKLESSEENVSSEDEELPCFQHLLFGKVTNTPSQSARHNTIATGSLSKETEENLVSLKTSLNDCSDQVTSAKASQERHLSEDARCSSSLFSSQCSVLEDLTVNTNSQDPFLMFDPPSKQAEHQSENQEVLSDKELVSDDDEREASLEEDYCQEEQSVDSDLGEAASGYASETSFSEDCSGLSSQSGILTTQQRDTMQDNLIKLQQEMAELEAVLEQHGSQPSRSSPSLVADSCAPKDLLNPEQNTSEKAVLTSEKSSEYPISQNPESLSADKFKGSLDSSTSKNEEPGRERSSPSRSQSSDNRWYTHSHSRSLQSRNCQSQKELIKVVDVEEQQLTKSEAQDLMERSYMPGQDLEGTPYLKSGISLFSDDPASNPSEDRAPNVCSMPSSTSALKLPQFQVEESAESPAAAHTTKTAGCNVREESVSREKPEVVSSPKRGNKRISMVASGLTPKELMLVQKFARKHHITVTNLVTEETTHVIMKTDAEFVCERTLKYFLGIAGGKWVVSYFWVTQSIKERKMLDEHDFEVRGDVVNGRNHQGPKRARESQDRKIFKGLEICCYGPFTNMPTDQLEWMVHLCGASVVKEPSSFTRSEGTHSIVVVQPDAWTEDSGFHVIGQMCEAPVVTREWVLDSVALYQCQELDTYLIPQLPHSCC is encoded by the exons TCTGGAGTTGATCAAAGAACCTGTTTCCACAAAGTGTGACCACATATTTTGCAA ATTTTGTATGCTGAAACTTCTCAACCAGAAGAAAGGGCCTTCACAGTGTCCTTTGTGTAAGAATGATATAACCAAAAG AAGCTTACAAGAAAATACAAGATTTAGTCAGCTTGTTGAAGAGCTGTTGAAGATCATTCATGCTTTTGAGCTTGACACAGGATTGCAGT TTGCAAATAGTTAcaacttttcaaaaaaacaaaatatctctCCTGAACATATAAAGGAGGAAGTTTCTATCATCCAAAGTATGGGCTATCGAAACCGGGCCAAAAGACTTCAACAGAGTGAATCTGAAAATCCTAGCTTG CAGGAAACCAGTCTTGGTATCCAACTCTCTAACCTTGGAATTGTGAGATCTCTGAGGACAAAGCAGCAGACACAGCCTCAGAATAAGTCTGTCTACATTGAGCTGG GATCTGATTCTTCTGAAGATACAGTTAATAAGGCAAGTTATTGCAG TGTGGGAGACCACAAATTATTAGAAATCACCCCTCAAGGAACCAAGGCTGAAACCAGTGTGAATCCTGCAGAAAAGG ctgcttGTGAATTTTCTGAGGACATAACAAATACTGAACATCATCGATCCAGTAACAAAGATTTGACCACCACTGAGAAGCATGAAACTGAGAAGCATCCAGAAAAGTATCAGGGTATTTCTGTTTCAAACTTGCATGTGGAGCCGTGTGGCACAGATACTCATGCCAGCTCATTACAGCATGAGAACAGCAGTTTATTACTCACTAAGGACAGAATAAATGTAGAAAAGGCTGAATTCTGTAATAAAAGCAAACAGCCTGTCTTAGCAAGGAGCCAACAGAGCAGATGGGCTGAAAGTAAGGACACATGTAATGATAGGCAGACTCCCAGCACAGAGAAAAAGGTGGTTCTGAATGCCGATCGCTTATATGGGAGCGAAGAACTGAATGAGCAGAAACCTGCATGCTCTGACAGTCCTAGAGATTCCCAAGATGTTCCTTGGATAACACTGAATAGTAGCATACAGAAAGTGAATGAGTGGTTTTCCAGAAGTGACAAAATGTTACCTTCTGATGACTCACATGAAGTGGGGCCTGAATCAAATACTGAAGTAGCTGGTGCAGTGGAAGTTCCAAATGAAGTAGATGGCTATTCAGGCTCTTCAGAGAAAATAGACTTAATGGCCAGTGATCCTCATGGtgctttaaaatgtgaaaatgaaaaagtCCACACCAAACCAGTAGGGAGTAATAttgaagataaaatatttgggaaaaccTATCGGAGGAAGGCAAGCCTCCCTAACTTGACCCACAGAGCTGAAGATCTAATTCTAGGAGCATCTGTTCTAGAGCCTCAGATAACACAAGAGCGCCCCTTCACAAATAAACTAAAGCGTAAAAGGAGAACTCTACCAGGTCTTCATCCTGAGGATTTTATCAAGAAAGTCGATTTGGCCGTTGTTCAAAAGGctcctgaaaagataattgagCGAACAGACCAAACAGAGCAGAATGGTCATGGGATGAATATTACTAGTAATGGTCATGAGAATGAAACAAACGACGATTAcgttcagaaagagaaaaatgctaaCCCAACAGAATCATTGGGAAAAGAATCTGCTTTCAAAACTAAGGCTGAACCTATAAGCAGCAGTATAAGCAATATGGAACTAGAATTGAATACCCATAGTTCAAAAGCACCTAAGAATAGGCCGAGGAGGAAGTCCTCTACCAGGCAGATTCATGCACTTGAACTAATAGTCAATAGAAACCCAAGCCCACCTAATCACACTGAACTACAGATTGAGAGTTGTTCCAGCAGTGAAGAGATGAAGGAAAAACATTCTGACCAAATGCCAGTCAGGCACCGCAAAAAGCTTCAGCTCACGGGAGATAAAGAACCTACAACTGGAACCAAGAAGAGTAACAAGCCacatcaacaaataaataaaagacttgTCGGTAACACTTTTCCAGAACTAAATTTAACAAACACACCTGGTTTTTTTACTAACTGTTCAAGTTCTAATAAACTTCAAGAGTTTGCCAATCCTAGCCTTCAAAGAGAAGAGAACCCAGGAGCAATTCAAGTATCGAACAGTACCAAAGACCCCAAAGTTCTGATATTAAGTGGAGGGAGAGGTTTACAAATTGAAAgatctgtagagaataccagtATTTCCTTGGTACCTGAAACTGATTATGACACTCAGGACAGTGTCTCATTACTGGAAGCTGACACCCTAGGGAAGGCAAAAACAGCACCAAATCAATGTGTGAGTCTCTGTGCAACAACTGAAAACTCCAAGGAACTTATCCATAGTTGTTCTAAAGATACTAGAAATGCCACAGCAGGCTTTAAGGATCCATTGGGATGTGACATTAATCACACTCAGGAGGCAAGCATGGAAGTGGAAGAGAGTGAACTTGATACACAGTATTTGCAGAATACGTTCAAGGTTTCAAAGCGTCAGACATTTGCTCTGTTTTCAAATCCAGGAGATTCAGAAAAGGAATGTGCAACAGTCTATGCCCACTCTGGGCCCTTAAGGGAACAAAGTCCAAGAATCACTCTTGAATGtggacaaaaagaagaaaatcagagaaagagCAAGTCTGAAATCAAGCATATGCAGGCAGATCATACAACTTTGAACTTTCCTGTGGTTGGTCAAAAAGATAAGCCGAGTGATTATGCCAAATATAGCCCAAAAGGAATATCTAGGCTTTGTTGGCCATCACAGCTCAGAGACAATGAATCTGAGTTCATTATTGCAAATAAACATGGGATTTTACAAAACCCATATCTTATAACATCACTTTCTCCTAACAGGTCATCTGTTAAAACTATGTGTAAGAAAAACCCATCCGAGGAAAAGCTTGAGAAATGTGTCATATCACCTAAGAGAGTGATGGGAAACGAGAGCACCATTCAAAGTACAGTGAGCGCAATGAGCCAAAATAACATTAGAGAAAGCACTTTTAAAGAAGTCAGCTCAAGCAGTGTCAATGAAGTAGGTTCCAGTACTAATGAAGTAGGTTCTAGTATTAATGAAGTAGGTTCCAGTGGTGAAAACATTCAAGCAGAACTAGGTAGAAACATGGGTCCTAAATTAAATGCTATGCTCAGATTAGGTCTTTTGCAACCTGAAGTCTGTGAGCAAAGTCTTCCTGTAAGTAATTGTAAACAACCTGAAATAAAAAGGCAAGGAGAAAATGAAGGCATCTTTCAGGCTGTTAATGCCAACTTCTCTCCATGTCTAATTTCAGATAACCTAGAACAACCTATGGGAAGCAGTCATGCTTCTCAGGTTTGTTCTGAGACACCTGATGACTTGTTATATGATGACGAAATAAAGGAAAATACCAGCTTTGCTGAAAGTGACATTAAGGAAAGATCTGCTGTTTTTAGCAAAAGTGTCCAAAAAGAATTTAGAAGGAGCCCTAGCCCTTTAGTGCATACGCATTTGGCTCAGGGTCACCAAAGAGGGGCTGGGAAATTAGAGTCCTCAGAAGAGAATGTGTCTAGTGAGGATGAAGAGCTTCCATGCTTCCAACACTTACTGTTTGGTAAAGTAACCAATACACCTTCTCAATCTGCCAGACATAACACTATTGCCACAGGGAGTCTATCTAAGGAAACAGAGGAGAACCTAGTATCATTGAAGACTAGCTTAAACGACTGCAGCGACCAGGTAACGTCTGCAAAGGCGTCTCAGGAACGTCACCTTAGTGAGGATGCGAGATGTTCTAGTAGCCTATTTTCTTCACAGTGCAGTGTATTGGAAGACTTGACTGTTAATACAAACAGCCAGGATCCTTTCTTGATGTTTGACCCTCCTTCCAAACAAGCTGAGCATCAGTCTGAAAACCAGGAAGTTCTGAGTGACAAGGAGCTGGTTTCAGATGATGACGAAAGGGAAGCTAGCCTGGAAGAGGATTACTGCCAAGAAGAGCAGAGTGTGGATTCAGACTTAG gTGAAGCAGCATCCGGGTATGCAAGTGAAACAAGCTTCTCTGAAGATTGTTCAGGGCTGTCTTCTCAGAGCGGTATCTTAACCACTCAG CAGAGGGATACCATGCAAGATAACCTGATAAAGCTCCAGCAAGAAATGGCCGAACTGGAAGCTGTGTTGGAGCAGCACGGGAGCCAGCCTTCTCGCAGCTCCCCCTCCCTTGTAGCCGATTCTTGTGCCCCTAAAGACCTGCTAAATCCGGAACAAAACACATCAGAAAAAG CAGTATTAACTTCAGAGAAAAGTAGTGAATATCCTATAAGCCAGAATCCAGAAAGCCTTTCTGCTGACAAGTTTAAAGGATCTCTGGATAGTTCCACCAGTAAAAATGAAGAACCAGGAAGGGAAag GTCTTCCCCTTCTAGATCCCAGTCATCAGATAATAGGTGGTATACTCACAGCCACTCAAGGAGTCttcagagcagaaactgccagTCTCAGAAGGAGCTCATTAAGGTTGTTGACGTGGAAGAGCAACAGCTGACTAAGTCTGAGGCCCAAGATTTAATGGAGCGGTCTTATATGCCAGGACAAGATCTAG AGGGAACCCCTTACCTAAAATCTGGAATCAGCCTCTTCTCTGATGATCCTGCGTCTAATCCCTCTGAAGACAGAGCCCCAAACGTTTGCAGCATGCCATCGTCAACCTCTGCATTGAAATTACCCCAATTTCAAGTTGAAGAATCTGCCGAGAGTCCAGCTGCTGCTCATACTACTAAGACTGCTGGGTGTAATGTGAGGGAAGAAAGTGTGAGCAGGGAAAAGCCAGAAGTGGTATCTTCACCAAAAAGAGGCAACAAAAGAATATCTATGGTGGCATCAGGCTTGACCCCAAAAGAACTT ATGCTTGTGCAGAAGTTTGCCAGAAAACATCACATCACTGTAACTAATCTAGTAACTGAAGAGACTACTCATGTCATTATGAAAACAG ACGCTGAGTTTGTGTGTGAACGGACCCTGAAATATTTTCTGGGAATTGCAGGAGGAAAATGGGTAGTTAGCTATTTTT GGGTGACCCAGtctattaaagaaagaaagatgctGGATGAG CATGACTTTGAAGTCAGAGGAGATGTTGTCAATGGAAGAAACCACCAAGGTCCAAAGCGAGCAAGAGAATCCCAGGACAGAAAG atcTTTAAAGGCCTAGAAATCTGTTGCTATGGACCCTTTACCAACATGCCCACAG ATCAACTAGAATGGATGGTGCACCTCTGTGGGGCTTCTGTGGTGAAGGAGCCCTCATCATTCACCCGCAGTGAG GGTACTCATTCAATTGTGGTCGTGCAGCCGGACGCCTGGACAGAGGACAGTGGCTTCCATG TGATTGGGCAGATGTGTGAAGCGCCCGTGGTGACCCGAGAGTGGGTATTGGACAGCGTAGCCCTCTACCAGTGCCAGGAGCTGGACACCTACCTGATACCCCAGCTCCCCCACAGCTGCTGCTGA